The following coding sequences lie in one Globicephala melas chromosome 15, mGloMel1.2, whole genome shotgun sequence genomic window:
- the FIS1 gene encoding mitochondrial fission 1 protein, with translation MEAVLNELVSVEDLLKFEKKFQSEKAAGSVSKSTQFEYAWCLVRSKYNDDIRKGLALLEELLPKGSKEEQRDYVFYLAVGNYRLKEYEKALKYVRGLLQTEPQNNQAKELEQLIDKAMKKDGLVGMAIVGGMALGVAGLAGLIGLAVSKSKS, from the exons ATGGAGGCCGTGCTGAACGAGTTGGTGTCTGTGGAGGACCTACTG AAGTTTGAAAAGAAATTTCAGTCTGAGAAGGCAGCAGGCTCAGTGTCCAAGAGCACGCAGTTTGAATATGCCTGGTGCCTGGTGCGAAGCAAATACAACGATGACATCCGTAAAGGCCTTGCTCTGCTGGAGG aGCTGCTGCCCAAAGGGAGCAAAGAGGAGCAGCGGGATTATGTCTTCTACCTGGCTGTGGGCAACTACCGGCTCAAG GAATATGAAAAAGCCCTAAAGTATGTGCGAGGGCTGCTGCAGACAGAGCCGCAGAACAACCAGGCCAAGGAACTGGAACAGCTCATCGACAAGGCCATGAAGAAAG aTGGTCTAGTGGGCATGGCCATTGTTGGAGGCATGGCTCTGGGCGTGGCGGGACTGGCTGGACTCATCGGACTTGCTGTATCCAAGTCCAAATCCTGA